In one Watersipora subatra chromosome 6, tzWatSuba1.1, whole genome shotgun sequence genomic region, the following are encoded:
- the LOC137398949 gene encoding calcium load-activated calcium channel-like isoform X2, translated as MVLSDTLLIVAISTCTALLGEGLTWLLVYRTENYQRLKNEVEKQTKKVEKQKASINESDKNAKKKLERQEERLKNDSRDLNMTKMKSMFAISFVFMALLSVFNSIFDGRVVAKLPFEPISWFQGISHRNLSGSDYTDCSFIFLYILCTMSIRQNVQKMLGFAPSRAASSQNPFFPTAPEYK; from the exons ATGGTGCTGTCTGATACACTTTTGATCGTTGCAATTTCTACATGCACTGCGCTTCTCGGAGAAG GTTTAACATGGCTGCTCGTCTACCGAACAGAGAACTATCAGAGATTAAAGAATGAAGTGGAAAAACAAACTAAGAAAG TTGAGAAACAGAAGGCAAGCATTAATGAGAGTGATAAAAATGCAAAGAAGAAGCTGG AGCGGCAGGAGGAAAGACTGAAGAATGACAGCAGAGACCTGAATATGACCAAAATGAAGTCCATGTTTGCTATTAGCTTTGTCTTTATGGCTCTCTTGAGTGTGTTTAACTCTAT ATTTGATGGTCGGGTGGTTGCCAAGCTTCCCTTTGAACCGATCTCGTGGTTCCAAGGCATCAGTCACAGGAACCTCTCAGGCTCAGATTATACTGACTGTTCCTTTATATTTCTATACATTCTCTGCACCATGAGCATCCGGCAG aaTGTGCAGAAGATGTTGGGCTTTGCACCTTCTCGTGCCGCATCAAGTCAAAACCCATTCTTTCCTACTGCACCCGAATATAAATAG